A portion of the Pseudomonas sp. GR 6-02 genome contains these proteins:
- a CDS encoding response regulator produces the protein MLKKLGIKGRVLLLTLLPTTLMALVLGGYFTWMQQSDLQAQLMQRGEMIAEQLAPLVAPAMGRKDNELLERIATQSLEQTDVRAVTFLAPDRTPLAHAGPTMLNQAPLGNGSQLLRRSGNDATRYLLPVFGKHRNLAGDLIPDEADRLLGWVELELSHNGMLLRGYRSLFASLLLIGGGLAGAALLALRMGRTINRPLSQIKQAVAQLKDGHLETRLPPLGSQELDELASGINRMAGTLQNAQEELQNSVDQATEDVRQNLETIEIQNIELDLARKEALEASRIKSEFLANMSHEIRTPLNGILGFTHLLQKSELTPRQLDYLGTIEKSADSLLGIINEILDFSKIEAGKLVLDHIPFNLRDLLQDTLNILAPAAHAKELELVSLVYRDTPLSLVGDPLRLKQILTNLVSNAIKFTREGTIVARAMLEEEHEDSVQLRISIQDTGIGLSNQDVRALFQAFSQADNSLSRQPGGTGLGLVISKRLIEQMGGEIGVDSTPGEGSEFWISLSLPKTRDDAEDLPGPPLLGQRVAVLENHELARQALQHQLEDCGLSVTPFNTLESLANGVTGAHQTDQAIGLAVLGITSNDMPPERLNQHIWDLEHLGCRVLVLCPTTELTLFHLSVPNPHSQLQSKPACTRKLRRALSDLVNPRQQRSDPAEPVSSRAPKVLCVDDNPANLLLVQTLLEDMGAKVLAVESGYAAVKAVQNETFDLVLMDVQMPGMDGRQSTEAIRQWESERHCTPLPVVALTAHAMANEKRALLQSGMDDYLTKPISERQLAQVVLKWTGLALRNQGPERNSDNNSAHELQVLDHEEGLRLAAGKADLAADMLAMLLASLEADREAIRVAREANDQNALIERVHRLHGATRYCGVPQLRAACQRSETLLKQQDPKAPVALEELERAINRLAAHARINA, from the coding sequence GTGCTCAAGAAACTGGGAATTAAAGGCCGCGTGCTGTTACTGACCCTGTTGCCGACCACCCTGATGGCGTTGGTCCTGGGCGGCTATTTCACCTGGATGCAGCAATCGGACCTGCAAGCCCAGCTCATGCAACGCGGCGAAATGATCGCCGAACAGCTGGCACCGTTGGTGGCCCCGGCCATGGGTCGCAAAGACAACGAGCTGCTGGAGCGCATCGCCACCCAGTCCCTGGAACAGACCGACGTGCGCGCGGTGACCTTCCTCGCCCCCGACCGCACGCCGCTGGCCCATGCCGGCCCGACCATGCTCAATCAGGCGCCCCTGGGCAACGGTTCACAGTTGCTGCGCCGCAGTGGCAATGACGCCACGCGTTACCTGCTGCCGGTGTTCGGCAAGCACCGCAACCTGGCTGGTGACCTGATCCCCGATGAAGCCGACCGCCTGCTGGGCTGGGTCGAACTCGAACTGTCCCACAACGGCATGCTGCTGCGCGGCTACCGCAGCCTGTTCGCCAGCCTGCTGCTGATCGGCGGAGGCCTGGCCGGTGCGGCGCTGCTGGCGTTACGCATGGGCCGAACCATCAACCGGCCATTGAGCCAGATCAAACAGGCCGTGGCGCAACTCAAGGACGGTCACCTGGAAACCCGCCTGCCGCCCCTCGGCAGCCAGGAACTGGATGAACTGGCGTCCGGCATCAACCGCATGGCCGGGACGCTGCAGAACGCTCAGGAAGAATTGCAAAACAGCGTCGACCAGGCCACCGAAGACGTGCGTCAGAATCTGGAAACCATCGAAATCCAGAACATCGAGCTGGATCTGGCGCGCAAGGAAGCCCTGGAGGCGAGCCGGATCAAGTCCGAGTTCCTGGCCAACATGAGCCATGAAATCCGCACGCCGCTCAACGGCATTCTCGGCTTCACGCACCTGCTGCAAAAAAGCGAACTGACGCCGCGCCAGCTCGATTACCTGGGCACCATCGAAAAGTCCGCCGACAGCCTGCTGGGGATCATCAACGAGATTCTCGATTTCTCGAAAATCGAGGCCGGCAAACTGGTGCTCGACCATATTCCGTTCAACCTGCGCGACCTGCTGCAAGACACCCTGAACATCCTCGCCCCGGCCGCCCACGCCAAAGAGCTTGAGCTGGTGAGCCTGGTTTATCGCGATACGCCACTGTCGCTGGTGGGCGATCCGTTGCGACTCAAGCAGATCCTCACCAACCTTGTGAGCAATGCGATCAAGTTCACCCGCGAAGGCACCATCGTCGCCCGGGCGATGCTCGAAGAAGAGCATGAAGACAGCGTGCAACTGCGCATCAGCATTCAGGACACCGGCATCGGTCTGTCGAACCAGGACGTGCGCGCCCTGTTCCAGGCCTTCAGCCAGGCCGATAACTCGTTGTCCCGACAACCCGGCGGCACCGGCCTCGGATTGGTGATTTCCAAACGGCTGATCGAACAAATGGGCGGCGAGATCGGCGTCGACAGCACGCCGGGCGAAGGCTCGGAATTCTGGATCAGCCTGAGCCTGCCCAAAACCCGCGACGACGCCGAAGACCTGCCCGGCCCACCGTTGCTCGGGCAGCGGGTGGCTGTCCTGGAAAACCATGAACTGGCCCGTCAGGCATTGCAGCATCAACTGGAAGACTGCGGCCTGAGCGTCACGCCGTTCAATACCCTGGAAAGCCTGGCCAATGGCGTGACCGGCGCTCACCAGACCGATCAGGCAATCGGCTTGGCGGTGCTCGGCATCACCAGCAACGACATGCCGCCGGAGCGCCTCAACCAGCACATCTGGGACCTTGAACACCTGGGCTGCAGAGTGTTGGTGCTGTGCCCGACCACCGAACTGACGCTGTTCCATCTCTCGGTACCCAACCCCCACAGCCAGCTCCAGTCCAAACCCGCCTGCACCCGCAAGCTGCGTCGGGCCCTGTCTGATCTGGTCAACCCGCGCCAGCAGCGCAGCGACCCCGCCGAGCCCGTTTCCAGCCGCGCGCCGAAGGTCCTTTGCGTGGACGACAACCCGGCCAATCTGCTGCTGGTGCAAACCCTGCTCGAAGACATGGGCGCCAAGGTGCTCGCGGTAGAAAGCGGTTACGCCGCGGTCAAGGCCGTACAGAACGAGACTTTCGATCTGGTGTTGATGGACGTGCAAATGCCCGGCATGGATGGGCGCCAAAGCACCGAAGCCATTCGCCAATGGGAAAGCGAGCGGCATTGCACGCCACTGCCGGTCGTGGCCCTCACCGCCCATGCGATGGCCAATGAAAAACGCGCGTTGCTGCAAAGCGGCATGGACGACTACCTGACCAAACCCATCAGCGAACGGCAACTGGCGCAAGTGGTGTTGAAATGGACGGGCCTGGCGCTGCGCAATCAGGGTCCGGAGCGTAATAGCGATAACAACAGCGCTCATGAACTGCAGGTGCTCGACCACGAAGAAGGCCTGCGCCTGGCGGCCGGCAAGGCCGATCTGGCGGCGGACATGCTGGCCATGCTGCTGGCCTCCCTGGAAGCCGACCGCGAGGCCATCCGCGTGGCCCGTGAAGCCAACGACCAGAATGCCCTGATCGAGCGGGTCCATCGCCTGCACGGGGCAACCCGTTATTGCGGCGTCCCGCAACTGCGCGCCGCCTGCCAGCGCAGCGAAACCCTGCTCAAGCAACAGGACCCGAAAGCCCCCGTCGCGCTGGAAGAACTCGAACGCGCCATCAATCGCCTCGCGGCCCATGCGCGCATCAATGCCTGA
- a CDS encoding response regulator transcription factor, whose translation MTPIAIGHPRILSIEDDPVLGAYVHEHLGRCGFQVTWCQNGQEGLAIARQQAFDVVLMDILLPGLDGLAVLTQLRQSHSTPVVLMSALGAEADRISGFRLGADDYLPKPFSMAELRVRIEAILRRVAFDRRPAPIPTPPATDCLRFDDELGEVFCGELAAGLTRSEYRLLDTLNRNDDEVLSKAFLYQQVLQRGYAPHDRSLDMHISQIRRKLKAIGYTEREVRTVWGKGYVLSAVDEVV comes from the coding sequence ATGACTCCCATCGCGATTGGCCATCCTCGCATCCTCTCTATCGAAGACGATCCAGTGCTCGGTGCTTATGTTCATGAGCATCTGGGGCGCTGCGGTTTTCAGGTGACCTGGTGCCAGAACGGGCAGGAAGGCCTGGCGATTGCGCGCCAGCAGGCCTTCGATGTGGTGTTGATGGATATTCTGTTGCCGGGGCTCGATGGCCTGGCGGTGTTGACCCAATTGCGCCAGAGCCATTCCACGCCAGTGGTGCTGATGTCGGCGCTGGGTGCCGAGGCGGATCGCATCAGTGGTTTTCGCCTCGGGGCCGACGATTACCTGCCCAAGCCTTTCAGCATGGCCGAGTTGCGGGTGCGCATCGAAGCGATCCTGCGGCGGGTGGCGTTCGACCGTCGACCAGCGCCGATACCGACGCCCCCTGCGACGGACTGCCTGCGTTTTGACGATGAACTGGGCGAGGTCTTTTGTGGTGAACTCGCGGCCGGCCTGACCCGCAGTGAGTACCGCTTGCTGGACACGCTGAACCGCAACGACGATGAAGTGTTGAGCAAGGCGTTCCTTTATCAGCAGGTATTGCAGCGCGGTTATGCGCCCCATGACCGCAGCCTCGACATGCACATCAGTCAGATTCGCCGCAAGCTCAAGGCCATCGGTTACACCGAGCGTGAAGTGCGCACGGTTTGGGGCAAAGGGTACGTATTGAGTGCGGTCGATGAAGTGGTCTGA